ATTGTGAAAGTGCAACATTTATACTAGCATCTGTGGGGAAGATCCAACCTGTTAGAAACAGATAAAAGTCTTCTAACGGATTTACCTTCCCAAAATCCAGAATCAGGTCTTTCATTTCAGTTATGCCCTGATATTTTTCCAACTGAAAATTGGCGATATACTTATCATCTTTTTCCAAAATCAGAGGAAGTATGTCTGTTCCATTATGGTCAACTGCTGAAACAGGAACCTGTTTACCGTTAACAGTGTAAATTTTATATTCGGGGAAAGGAGGAGGTGAAAATTCTTCATCAACAAAAACTTCTATTGAATCAGGATGGTCAACGGCCATTAATCTGACTTTATCAAAATAAATGGTTTCCCATAATTCCGATGTTATTTGAATGGAGTAGAATCCGTTTTTTTCTTTCAGATTTTCACCTGGTATTTTAATATAATCATCTGATGCATCAGCGAAACCATAGGTTGTGGTGCCTCCCATAATACCAAGCGGCATTCCGAGAGCGCTCCTCCACATTATATCTTTTACAAAGACATATTCTTCCCCATTCCATGTATATAAAAATGGGCATGATCCTTTTAGTATTTGTTTCTCAATGAGGTCCTGATCGGAAACGGGGAAAAATATATTTTGTGGGACTCCATTTGTCCATGTAATGCGTATCACGTCAGCCTTTTCGCGGAAACCAATTCCAAAATGAATATTGGGTTCGTTTACAACTTTTGTTTGATACAAGTCTCCTGCCCTGATTTCTACTTTTGCACCAATACCAAAAAAGTTATTTTTTGCACTGCCTGTACGCAATCCCACCAATTTCATATTAACGAAATGATTTATGTTTCCACCATCATTCCGCAACAAACGAACCCCACCATTCAATCCCGCAACAACAATATCTTCATCACCATCCTCATTATAATCAAGAATTGCAATTTGCTTTCCTGATTTTAAATCTTGCGGTAATAAATCTGAAACATCATTAAAATTCCCATCTCCTTCGTTATGAAATAAAAATACCCCCTTACCCTCTTTTTTTGTTGATTCTCCAACTACAAAAAGATCAAGGAATCCATCATTATCGAAATCTAAAAATGAGGTGTCATACCCTTTCAAGTTTTGAAGAATAAGGAAAATTTCTTCTGATTTATCAGCTTTTTCAAATTTACCGTTACCTTGATTATTGTATAAAATATGACCTCCACCATTAAATGAAGTGACAAAAATGTCTAAAAATCCATCATTATCATAGTCACCAACGGTTACTGCACTTGAGCCTCCCGGCTTCAAATTAAACTCACTGGTTTTATCCTTAAAAACCCCTTGTCTCTGATTTGAATAAAAAATGTTGCTTGAATTTTCATTAACAATAAAAAGGTCAATATCACCATCATTATCAAAATCGCCAAATGCTGCATCTCTTGTTAAGGAATTTCCTCCATCTAAGTTCATTTTCTCAGTTTTCTCCAAAAATGATCCATCCGAATTATTCCGAAAAAGCACATTTGACGAAGAAGTAGCTTCAAATAAATCCAGGTCTCCATCGTGGTCTAAATCAAAAAACAAAGACATAATACCTTCCGTTTCGATATCAAGTTTTGCATCATTGGTAACATTACTAAAAGTACCGTCACCTGCATTTTTATATAAGATATTTAATCCCTCTTTTGAAATATACAGGTCAATATATCCATCGTTATCATAATCAGCAAAAATAGCAGAGGATTCAATCCCTGAATGTCGAATACCGGCTTCATTTGAAACATCCACAAATTTCCCCATATCATTTCTGAATAAAAAATGTTCATAAGTTGCGGATTGAGAATCAAAACTACCCGCATAAATATCCATATCTCCATCTCCGTCATAGTCGCATACGGTAACATGTGCAACATTTTCTCCAGTTTTTGATGAAGGAATTATATCCAAACCTGAAGAGGTAGTAATATCAGTAAATTTGATGGCATCAAGAACCGACTCCCATTCATTAAATTGAGAGGAAGTTTGTTGATCAAAAGTAATCACGGGGAATCCGATCAGGGAGCCTCCTGGTCCCTTCAATTCGAGAATGCCAGACTGATAAGGAGACGTAACCTTTAAATAATTATGAAATATTCTGAATGAGGTAATTGCCTTATCATTGTCTGATAATTGCAGAGCTCTGAGTGTATTGTCGTAATACTCAATTGCTTCTTTCGGAAATTCAGGAAATAGTTTGCTTATTTCTTCTATCTGCTCCAATGCCTGATCAGAATTACCCTTTCGAATCAGAATTTCGATTAAATTAAGGCGTGGCACTATATTATCAGGTGCATTTTCAACAACTTTCACAGTGTACTCTTCCCCCTGTTTTTGCGATTCTTCATCTGATTCTGTTGAATAAAGCTCAGAAAGATTATACAATGTTTTTATATGCCCCGGGGAAATTCGAAGTGATTCTTTAAGTTCTGAAATAGAACTTTCCCTATCACTGTTCATTTGATGCACTTTAGCCAAAATTAACCTGATATCTGGATCTTTAGGCTCAATTCTAATAGCTTTTCTAATCCGTTCTTCTGCTTCCTGATATTTACCCATTCTCAAGTAAACTAGTCCTAAATTAGCATAACCAAGTTTTTCTTTTGGTGCAATATCGATAAGCTTAAGAAACTCTGCTTCTGCCTCTTCCAGTTTGTTCTCTTCAAGATATGCAAGACCAAGGGTTCTGATTGTTATCATATCCAATGCTTTTTGCTTGCTTTTATTTTGAATATTTCCGCAACTAATTAGAAGGAAGGAATAGAGTCCCAATAATAAAAAAGCATGTGTAATTTTCATAGCAGTAATCTAAAAATGTTATAGATCTTTTTATAAATTTATTATAAAAACTTTGTGAGTACCTTTAAACACTTATCCTTCAATATCATATATGCCTTTAATGTAAGTCCCATTCAGGATATATAAATCAAGGTGATGGTCACCGTTGAAGTCCAATACTGTTATCTCGGAACCCTTACTTTCCTGAATATTCTCATAGGTATAATCACCAAATGTATACCG
This genomic stretch from Bacteroidota bacterium harbors:
- a CDS encoding tetratricopeptide repeat protein is translated as MKITHAFLLLGLYSFLLISCGNIQNKSKQKALDMITIRTLGLAYLEENKLEEAEAEFLKLIDIAPKEKLGYANLGLVYLRMGKYQEAEERIRKAIRIEPKDPDIRLILAKVHQMNSDRESSISELKESLRISPGHIKTLYNLSELYSTESDEESQKQGEEYTVKVVENAPDNIVPRLNLIEILIRKGNSDQALEQIEEISKLFPEFPKEAIEYYDNTLRALQLSDNDKAITSFRIFHNYLKVTSPYQSGILELKGPGGSLIGFPVITFDQQTSSQFNEWESVLDAIKFTDITTSSGLDIIPSSKTGENVAHVTVCDYDGDGDMDIYAGSFDSQSATYEHFLFRNDMGKFVDVSNEAGIRHSGIESSAIFADYDNDGYIDLYISKEGLNILYKNAGDGTFSNVTNDAKLDIETEGIMSLFFDLDHDGDLDLFEATSSSNVLFRNNSDGSFLEKTEKMNLDGGNSLTRDAAFGDFDNDGDIDLFIVNENSSNIFYSNQRQGVFKDKTSEFNLKPGGSSAVTVGDYDNDGFLDIFVTSFNGGGHILYNNQGNGKFEKADKSEEIFLILQNLKGYDTSFLDFDNDGFLDLFVVGESTKKEGKGVFLFHNEGDGNFNDVSDLLPQDLKSGKQIAILDYNEDGDEDIVVAGLNGGVRLLRNDGGNINHFVNMKLVGLRTGSAKNNFFGIGAKVEIRAGDLYQTKVVNEPNIHFGIGFREKADVIRITWTNGVPQNIFFPVSDQDLIEKQILKGSCPFLYTWNGEEYVFVKDIMWRSALGMPLGIMGGTTTYGFADASDDYIKIPGENLKEKNGFYSIQITSELWETIYFDKVRLMAVDHPDSIEVFVDEEFSPPPFPEYKIYTVNGKQVPVSAVDHNGTDILPLILEKDDKYIANFQLEKYQGITEMKDLILDFGKVNPLEDFYLFLTGWIFPTDASINVALSQSSSINVASPSIEVINKNGHWETVVDRFGFPMGKDKTVIVNLTGKFLSDDHRIRIRTNMELYWNQIFYSPCNSTAPIKSTEMKPVYADIHYRGFSRSFRKGGRYGPHWFDYSDVSKEPKWIDLEGDYTRYGDVLPLLTEADDKYIISNAGDETSIKFDANTLSDLPKGWKRDFMIQSVGWVKDGDLNTASGKTVLPLPFHGMVNYPPGIKDPYPSDSAHHIYYHNYNTRKVTTEKHLSVIKDIN